GCCATGCATGTACTACACAATTGGTAGGCCTTTTTTAATGTCGTTGCGCGCCCTCCCTCTAATTTATTGGGAGcagtatttaattattatacagTAGACAATACTCATTTATAGCTCCGATGCGTATACATGTGTTGACACTAGATAACATGCTTGTGCAAGAAATCTGCTTGCTTCTTAGTTATAAGTCATATGCTTTCTATAAGTAATGTTGTACCAATAGATATAATCATGCCTGCAAGCATGAttattgttgagggaaaaatgagcgtgttggcatattcttgtgaaaacctgtgtaaaatagtgttgtaacaagtgttgttgcggaaggcttgaagtgggcttgaagtgtgctcattattggtcaaaagaagcaacttcgctcgaccctcgctcgacagagcgctcgagcgaactcaggcagattcaaccgctcgaccattgctcgacatacggctcgagcgaactcaggcagattcaaccgctcgaccctcgctcgacatacggctcgagcgaactcaggcagattcaaccgctcgaccctcgctcgacatacggctcgagcgaactcaggcagattcaaccgctcgaccctcgctcgacatacggctcgagcgaactcaggcagattcaaccgctcgaccctcgctcgacactgagctcgagcgaacccaggcagagtgtgtcgctcgaccctcgctcgacactgagctcgagcgaactcaggcagagtcaaccgctcgatactcgctcgacatggcgctcgagcgaactcaggcagatttcggcgctcgaccttcgctcgacacttcgctcgagccaatgttccagatcacttacaatgtagggttttgaacgcctcatttgatgggaactataaatagaacatgttagcttctgttctatgtgtggagaatcagagcaaaaaccctaagggcctccaagaacttcttagagcaacctctcccccatttggttgattctttcttggataaatatttctccatcacaacacatacaaaatcaactcttacttgagtccattgaagtggacatttttgttggccggaagagtccggagctgccgttgatgcagagatcgagaagttctcgtgggaagctataggaaggtcggagttccgacactacatgcgtgtagagatcgagtgggtcactcgtggtgttgcaagccaagtttagctactacaaaggttttgtgagtgtctctaaattggttgtaacaaactaaagtttctatagtggatttgaggtggtgtcttacacccggagtggttttagattttgaagatgttcttcaaatgagtttccactccgtgaacaaaatcatgtgttgattatttgtgttatttgatttatttattaactgcttgtttgattaattttcaaaaggccataaaaattagattacacctattcaccccccctctaggtgtagtgttgtgtagaaccactgctttttcaattatatatctCCCCATTCTTACTCATTCCAGTATGTTTTTAGTATGTACTGCAGTGCGAAACAAGCTTCATTTTTCCTACTACGTCACCCATTCAACTTCTCATACAATTCTATGCTAACAAACTACATTGCTAAAAGTTGTTCTATCCATTTAACTCTGTCAGGGTCTTAATGGAGTCCACTTCATATTAACTTATATCAAGTTCAAAGTTACTGTGGCCTACTTTTGTGCTACCAAGATTTAAATGGATAAatcttggatgcatattgaagatagattgcgGTCCCATGAATATGCTGAAGGAGTTAATCATTTCTTATCAATGGCTCAATCCATTGCTCCTTCCAGTGACTCCATTAGGTGTCCCTGTCGGGACTGTCGTAATAACTTCTTCCAGCCATTTACTGTTGTGAGGGATCATCTATTTTTGAGAGGGATTGATAGAAGTTATACtcaatggatatttcatggagaagatgatccttTTCATGCCAACCGGTCAGACGATCCGGATGATGGAGATGATACTGGAGAGTACATTGATGACGTcgatgagatgttagatgacattcgGGTGGGATCCTTCGTGGATGATATTACCGGTTTAAATGCAAGTGGCAGTGATGATGATAATGCACAGTCCAACGTTGGGACTTCTATACACCATACGTTTGAACAGTACGTCGAGGATGCACGACGTCCACTATATCCTTCGTGTACAACCTACTCAAAGCTATCATTTATAGTGAAGTTGCTTCACATCAAGACAATTGGGGGTTGGAACGTGAAGTCATTTAACATGGTGCTAAAGCTATTGAAGTCTGCATTCCCAACTGCTCTCTTGCCTGAAGACTATAATGATGCACGTCAGCTAGAGCGTGGGTTGGGATTTAGTTACACCAAAATCCATGTATGCCCAAATGACTGTATGTTGTTTTGGAAAGatgatgaagacaaagatgaatgCCGTAAATGCAACGCATCTAGGTGGATCTCAATGACGAGTAAACACCGGGTACCTCAGAAAGTGATGCGTTATTTTCCATTGAAGCCTAGGTTGCAACGCCTTTATCTATCGAAGAAGACAGCAGAAGCCATGCGATGGCATAAAGAGGGCCGTATCGATGATTCGAACTGTATGAGGCATCCAGCTGATTCCAAAGTTTGGAAAGATTTTGACAGGAAATATGATTGGTTTGCCAAAGATTCTCGTAATGTCCGTCTTGGACTGGCGAGTGATGGGTTCAACCCGTTCAATAACATGAGCAAGCCCTATAGTATATGGCCAGTAATACTTCTACCTTATAACTTGCCACCTTGGTCTTGCATGAAAGACCCATACTTTATGTTGACCTGCTTGATACCTGGTCCTAAATCACCAGGAAATGATATCGATGTCTTCCTGCGTCCTTTAGTTGATGAGTTGAAAGAATTATGGGAGGTTGGTATTGAGACATATGATGCATTCAGTTCTGATGTTTTTCGATTACATGCATCTTTACTTTGGACTATAAATGACTTTCCTGCATATGCCAAtctttctgggtggagcacGAAGGGGAAGTTGGCTTGTCCTGTGTGCAATGTTGATACCGATTCTATGTGGTTGGCGTATGGGcgtaaacattgttatatgggccaCCGTCGATGGTTGGCCTTGGACCAcccttggagaaagaaaaaacgtGCTTTCAATGGTGCCAACGAGGTTCGGATTCAACCAGCAAATCTTTCGGCCCAAGCTATATTTGAATCATTATCCATGGTCCCGAATGTGCAATTCGGGAAAAGTTCACGGAAGAGGAAACGGGCACCACAAGAATTAAACTGGACAAAGAAAAGCATCTTCTTCGATCTCCCATACTGGCAAGAATTAGAGTTGAGGCATAACCtagatgtaatgcatattgagaaaaacataTGTGATAGTGTGTTGGGCACCTTGCTGAGTATTGACGGAAAGAGTAAGGACACTGCGAATTCTCGCAGGGATTTGGAACATCTAGGACTGAGGAAGGAATTACACTTACGTCCGGATGGCGATCGTTGCCGAATGAGTCTTGCATGTTACACCCTAAaccaaaatgaaagaaaatcctTCTGTGAGTGGGTGTCACAAGTTAAATTCCCAGATGGCTTCGCCTCTAACATTGCCCGGTGTGTGAATATTCGTGAGGGAAAAATTTCaggaatgaaaagtcatgactgccaCATTTTCCTCCAACGGTTGCTTCCGGTCGTGATTGGTGGTTATCTGCGGCCGGACATTCGGCTAGCTTTGATCGAGCTATGtacatttttcaaagaattgtgtGCTCGAACATTGACTTATGAATCATTGCATCGACTTCAGGCAGAAATTTCTATCATACTATGTAAACTTGAGATGATCTTCCCACCTGCATTTTTTGATATAATGGTGCACCTCGCAATTCATTTACCGGACGAGGCATTGCTTGCTGGACCAgtgcaatataggtggatgtatccttttgagAGGTACCTAGGGAAGTTCAAACGTTACGTCCGGAACAAAGCCCGCCCAGAGGGCTCAATTGCCGAAGCATATGTTCATGTTGAGTGTTTGACGTTTTGCTCAATGTATCTCAATGACATTGAGACCAGATATCAACGGGTTGAAAGAAACGCAGACCTTCCAGAACAGAGtaatgaagaatttttttctgTATTCTCACAAAAGGTACGTCCGCTCGGGGCGGCCAACATTCACATGCTTGCCGAGAAATTATTTGCAAGAGCCCACTAGtatgtgctaaataattgtgGCGAGATCGAGCATTACCTCGAGTAAGTGGTGAATTCTTTGCAGTTACCGAAATGTTCATCTCATCATCAAAACACCGTGTAACTATAAGACGTTGTTTTGCAGTGAGCATTATAACATGATTACAAGGGAACTCACAACCAACACTGCGCGCAGGCACGAGGCTCAATTTCCCGGGTGGTTCAAGAAACATGTATGTATTTCTCTTGCATAATGTACAAACAACCTTTTAATGAGAGGCACCCCGGTTGGTGTGCATTACATTTGAATCCGACATAAAAGATAGTCAACTTTAATTGACTATAATCACGTTgtctaaaataaaaaccaacagcaaggatattattatataattatagttGTATCTCCTATTTTGCAAGCATGATTGGATTTGTTGTTTGCTTGGACAATAGATTCGAGAGAAGCGTGCAATGGATCCAACCAGTGTACGAGATGAAATATATGCACTTGCATGTGGTCCCGACAAGTGGGTTGCGTCATACGCTGGTTGCATAATGAATGGAATTAGGTTTCAAACAAAGGATCGAGAGAGGCACCGGCGAACGCAAAATAGCGGTTTGGTTGTCCGAggtgaacatcaatcaaatccCATAGACTTCTATGGGGTGTTGAATGATATCATAGAATTACGATATATGGGTTGGCGTAAGGTGTATTTGTTTcattgtgattggtgggatgttGGTGATAAGCGAAGAGGGATTCGCGTTGGGGACCATCTAACCAGCCTGAACACGTCTACaacatggtataaagatgagccttTTGCTCTTGCTTGCCAAGCGCAGCAAGTGTTTTATGTAAAAGACGTGAGTGTGGCGGGTAGTTGGTATGTGGTCCATAAGATAACGAATAGAAATGTATACAACATCCCTTTAGTATCAGCAGCTGAGGTGGCGGATGATGGTGCCGATTCTGGTGAGGATGACGCTTTACAGGAGGATGAAAACATCCCGACAAACGTGCCGTATGCCCAAAGCAATGACCTAGACTTGATGACCCCGTTGAATAGGGTAGATGAAGAACCATTGCTGCTTGACCCTTCGATCATGCTAGAACAGCAACCATCTGAACTACCTGACCACGAGGAATACGTCGAGGATGCCGAAGGAGTTGATGATGAGCTGGGAGTTGACGATGCCTCCACTAATAGTGCGGACAGCGAAGAAGACAGTATTGCAGAAGCCGATTAGAAGTCAATCAGCTTCAGATGATGGTATGTTTTTCATAATCATGTATTTATTTGGTATTTCGGAAACAGCGACTTCTTGTCATTATTTATTGTTAATGAAATGTGTTGTCACAATGTGTATGTTGACTTCTTTATTAAGCTACATACATTATAACACGATAATATCATGTATTGAACCAAGGATAAGGAAATGAACTACAGAATGATTGTCAGACTAATACAACTTTCTGAGCATTATGCAGGTTTTGCATGTGGAGGTGAAGGACTAGAGTTGGGGTAATGGGGTCATGATGACAAACTTGGTGTAAGTTCTCATCTATGCTCATGATAGTGCTATTTTGAGTATTGTTTCAATGCACTACAAAATGTtcatactactatatatatgttCAGCTAGAGTGTTTGTATATGAAGCTTATTTCATAAACAAAAAGACAATTCACCATCTAACCAGCATAGGAATGTATAACAAGATCTGGGCATACATTTTTATTTGGGCATCCAGTGTTCATCTTTACCAGCAAAGTTAATGGTGTACTGTTTCTTGAATCCCCATAATATGTggtttacttttcaaaattaaaatatgaacttttgaataatattttactgTAGAACGAGCATATATCCACAGCAAAATAAGGCAAGCGATACATGAATACGAAAGAAACTGAACAATATATTCAATGTATATGCAGACGAAGCTACTTGGTGGCAGCCACAGGCCTCAACGAAGGTGGTTTCCAGTTGGGTATTTACAATGAAATACCCAGGGTGTGattgttttcttatttattatggGCAAACTTATGAGCATGTCTTAGTAAGGAATAGTTTGAATTTGTGGCAGTACTGCTGATTACATCAGTCTCTAGCAAGACTTTGCATACAGTATTGACTATTATAAGTTAAACTTCCATACAGTATTGATGTGTTTCTTATATAATTAAGATGGTTTGACAGGTCAATAGGAGTACAAGAACACATAAACTATCATTTACCCCAGGTGACTACCTTAACCTTCTACATGCATGCCTCCTATAAATGCTGAAAAATTAAAGCCCAACTGATCAATAAATCTGATAAACATTTAAACGATCATATTTAGGGTATATGAATTAACAATACAGGGGTGATGACaatcaaataaatgaaaactgaaaatttATGCTAATCAACATTGGCTATAAACACATGattatatgtaatttattatactTCTATGCTCAATTAGAAGTACTTTCCCACACAGTCTGATGTATAGCATATTATGATATAAGGCGAGCTGATAGTGTTTTTAAGATTGAAGAAATATACAATTGATGGATATATCGATATTGGGGTTGAGCAATGTAGTTGCAAATGAGGTCTATGGGTCATTTCCAACAATGGCGTATGGGCGTAAGTTTTATGCTAGCATTCACACATATGAATGAATACTCCATGATCTGTCAATCAAGTgtgaatgattaaaaaatatgatgtcAGCATGCTGAAAACTGAATACTACCATATTTCAACTTCTGATAACTGTAAGAGCCCCAGCAACCCATTCCCTACTGACAATTATAAGATGTAATTTAGGGttcaatatatacatatttaagaTCATGGAGTGTGGGAAGTGAATGGAATTGACTCAATTGTACAGTTACACTTCCCAAATTTGGAGAGCGATTGTAAGGCAATCCAAAATTATACAAGATATTGTATTGAAATAAGCAGGTTCTAATAGTATGTAAAGACAGAATTTAAAGTGAATGATTTGGAAACCAACAGAATTTAAAGATGGTTTCTATGAATATTGGTGATTCATAGAAACCATAAAGGgtaataatagaatagataCAGTCTAATTTTGAAAGGTGAATAAAGAGTaacaaaaaaattcttcatAATATTGGTGATAGACAATGCAGTGGGATCATGCATGAAATTCCCAGCAATGCACACATATTCATCCATAATTTGGGGAGCAATATGGGTATCAGTTGGCTGGTAAATGACTGTATGTTGTATTGAGAATATCATCAATTTCAAATGgtatataaagaaagaatataaaGTGAAGTGAGAGaaacaaataataatgaaaGAGGAACAACAATCAAGTGATGATTAGTAGAATAGATAGAGAATAAAGAGTGGGATACATCTTGCAAGGTGAATAAACAATATAGTTGCATatactcaaaatttgaagagatggaACATGGGAGATGCATGGCATTCCCTAAAATACTATGCCAAGAAAGAATTTGGAGAGCACTTACAAatagaaaattgaaattatcGAAAAAGTTCTTTAAAATAATCCATATGTTAATAGtgaataaagaaagaagataacgTGACATTGAGAGAATCAATTCAGAACTAAAGAGGAACGTATTGATTAATTTAGAATGGATCATAAAGAAATCAGGCCAGGATATATATCGCTGCTGAATTGTTGATAAATtgctgggaaaaaaaaaggacattaaatgaaatgataaaatttcGTTAACTTTTAGCTACcattaaaataaagagaaactgTGAGCGGGAAGTAGTACATATTTCACGCGGGCAAATTAAGCCCAAAAATCTAACACAGGTtagacaaagagagagaatattatgTTTTATGATCTGAAGGCTGAATAAAGAAATTGAGTAACTATACCACAGGTTCTTAACATTGGTCAGGTTAACCAGTGTACGTAAATATCATCCCACAGATACACAATCAGAGTAAAGGTCCAACTTTCAGTAGAGTGGAGGGAAAGTGGGACAGAAAGGAGGTGATCTGGAAGGTTCCTT
This sequence is a window from Carya illinoinensis cultivar Pawnee chromosome 9, C.illinoinensisPawnee_v1, whole genome shotgun sequence. Protein-coding genes within it:
- the LOC122277136 gene encoding uncharacterized protein LOC122277136 — its product is MDKSWMHIEDRLRSHEYAEGVNHFLSMAQSIAPSSDSIRCPCRDCRNNFFQPFTVVRDHLFLRGIDRSYTQWIFHGEDDPFHANRSDDPDDGDDTGEYIDDVDEMLDDIRVGSFVDDITGLNASGSDDDNAQSNVGTSIHHTFEQYVEDARRPLYPSCTTYSKLSFIVKLLHIKTIGGWNVKSFNMVLKLLKSAFPTALLPEDYNDARQLERGLGFSYTKIHVCPNDCMLFWKDDEDKDECRKCNASRWISMTSKHRVPQKVMRYFPLKPRLQRLYLSKKTAEAMRWHKEGRIDDSNCMRHPADSKVWKDFDRKYDWFAKDSRNVRLGLASDGFNPFNNMSKPYSIWPVILLPYNLPPWSCMKDPYFMLTCLIPGPKSPGNDIDVFLRPLVDELKELWEVGIETYDAFSSDVFRLHASLLWTINDFPAYANLSGWSTKGKLACPVCNVDTDSMWLAYGRKHCYMGHRRWLALDHPWRKKKRAFNGANEVRIQPANLSAQAIFESLSMVPNVQFGKSSRKRKRAPQELNWTKKSIFFDLPYWQELELRHNLDVMHIEKNICDSVLGTLLSIDGKSKDTANSRRDLEHLGLRKELHLRPDGDRCRMSLACYTLNQNERKSFCEWVSQVKFPDGFASNIARCVNIREGKISGMKSHDCHIFLQRLLPVVIGGYLRPDIRLALIELCTFFKELCARTLTYESLHRLQAEISIILCKLEMIFPPAFFDIMVHLAIHLPDEALLAGPVQYRWMYPFERYLGKFKRYVRNKARPEGSIAEAYVHVECLTFCSMYLNDIETRYQRVERNADLPEQSNEEFFSVFSQKVRPLGAANIHMLAEKLFARAH
- the LOC122277467 gene encoding uncharacterized protein LOC122277467, which gives rise to MITRELTTNTARRHEAQFPGWFKKHIREKRAMDPTSVRDEIYALACGPDKWVASYAGCIMNGIRFQTKDRERHRRTQNSGLVVRGEHQSNPIDFYGVLNDIIELRYMGWRKVYLFHCDWWDVGDKRRGIRVGDHLTSLNTSTTWYKDEPFALACQAQQVFYVKDVSVAGSWYVVHKITNRNVYNIPLVSAAEVADDGADSGEDDALQEDENIPTNVPYAQSNDLDLMTPLNRVDEEPLLLDPSIMLEQQPSELPDHEEYVEDAEGVDDELGVDDASTNSADSEEDSIAEAD